In a single window of the Zea mays cultivar B73 chromosome 5, Zm-B73-REFERENCE-NAM-5.0, whole genome shotgun sequence genome:
- the LOC103628659 gene encoding putative 3,4-dihydroxy-2-butanone kinase has product MQSAMEKMEITLKGLLTYQSDFEKGRPGIEAEEVGMMEAPKSVQNLVANAISARVISIEKDGSVSDTPATSMPSPASDPRHDTSFTTTRTCLGTDHAVTAASRRAGAGHVASERTRGRHRRPQPCGRASAPAAVAGTRGPSPPPRRRACAGRRRYTGSTEPCPVQAPLSPSRRRAQAGRRHRRHIDSLKWCLVIEAKGVEMAEALTNIRNQANNVARKALGVPLSISVVARSSMSIPLVTTSSGATTGPIIQQIADPYQQPATDLNATRIPILVEDVVTEFINGLVDIYPDLQYLEEFPQIKVVHRVEVEHSSYDKVAVISGGQSGHEPAHAGFVGPGMLTAAVSREVFTSLPVDSILAIVRAVTGSKGCYTDAKMSLDEGFKQAKSEGYNMEMVVAGAGCVFSPPRGIAGRRGSARTIIVHKVAEEAKPAFEVDVTMGVALSVCTLPEQVTSGSLGQRQLELGLRIHGELGVAVVELQSVDIVAEHVLKQIVSRETQYLPNTRGCNDVLLVNGLGATPIMELMIAAVPELQLVYDIAIDRVYTGTLLTSLDMAGLSITVMKSDQSILRRLDVLTKALAWPVGYEGTRPPAKLHVPLAPSPSMKDDEILAPSQELSKQFLMFHMHQQSFPCVPTWGQVGSLGGGNVSSSRCYTKVKDGSSGCSTEAKPCKTRRSRLLKLLKEGS; this is encoded by the exons ATGCAGTCTGCTATGGAGAAGATGGAGATCACGCTCAAGGGTTTGCTGACATATCAGAGCGACTTCGAGAAGGGGAGGCCAGGAATCGAAGCGGAGGAGGTGGGGATGATGGAAGCACCAAAGTCCGTTCAGAATCTGGTGGCGAACGCCATATCGGCGCGCGTCATCTCCATTGAGAAGGATGGCTCCGTCTCCGACACGCCAGCAACGTCCATGCCTTCTCCGGCCTCAGATCCGCGGCATGATACCAGCTTCACCACCACACGCACGTGTCTGGGCACAGACCATGCTGTCACCGCCGCGAGCAGGCGCGCCGGTGCGGGCCACGTCGCGAGTGAACGCACGAGAGGGCGCCACCGTCGCCCCCAGCCGTGCGGACGAGCAAGCGCCCCTGCCGCCGTCGcgggcacacgcggaccgtcgccgccgccgcgtaGGCGAGCGTGCGCGGGCCGTCGCCGCTACACAGGTAGCACCGAACCGTGCCCCGTCCAGGCGCCCCTGTCGCCATCGCGCAGGCGAGCGCAAGCGGgtcgccgtcaccgccgccacaTTGACTCCCTGAAGTGGTGTCTGGTTATTGAAGCGAAGGGGGTGGAGATGGCAGAAGCACTAACGAACATCCGGAATCAGGCGAACAACGTGGCGCGGAAGGCACTCGGAGTTCCTCTTTCCATTTCGGTGGTGGCACGCTCCTCGATGTCGATTCCTCTGGTAACTACGTCGAGCGGAGCGACAACTGGACCAATTATCCAACAAATCGCTGATCCTTATCAACAACCAGCTACTGATTTGAATGCAACCCGAATCCCTATTCTAGTGGAAGATGTGGTGACCGAGTTCATCAATGGGTTGGTGGATATTTACCCAGATCTGCAGTACCTCGAAGAGTTCCCTCAGATTAAGGTCGTTCATCGTGTTGAGGTCGAGCACAGTTCCTATGACAAAGTTGCAGTCATCTCAGGTGGTCAAAGTGGCCATGAACCTGCCCATGCTGGATTTGTTGGTCCTGGAATGCTGACCGCTGCTGTCTCTAGAGAGGTCTTCACTTCTCTACCTGTTGATTCTATTTTAGCCATTGTTCGAGCTGTAACTGGTTCCAAGGGGTGCTACACGGATGCAAAGATGT CTCTCGACGAGGGTTTTAAGCAGGCAAAATCTGAAGGCTATAATATGGAGATGGTCGTTGCTGGAGCTGGTTGTGTTTTTTCCCCACCTAGAGGAATAGCAGGTAGAAGAGGTTCAGCTAGAACAATTATTGTGcataaagttgctgaagaagcaaAACCTGCATTTGAAGTTGACGTTACGATGGGAGTTGCACTTTCTGTTTGCACATTGCCAGAGCAAGTTACTTCTGGGAGTTTGGGTCAAAGGCAACTGGAGCTTGGCCTTAGAATCCATGGAGAACTTGGTGTTGCTGTTGTTGAACTCCAGTCAGTTGATATAGTAGCAGAACATGTTCTTAAGCAGATAGTGTCACGAGAAACTCAGTATCTTCCTAACACAAGGGGTTGCAATGATGTTCTCCTAGTGAATGGATTAGGCGCCACTCCTATCATGGAACTTATGATTGCAGCAGTTCCTGAGTTGCAATTGGTGTATGACATTGCTATTGACAGGGTCTACACTGGCACATTATTGACATCACTGGATATGGCAGGATTATCCATTACCGTTATGAAGTCTGACCAAAGTATTTTGAGGAGACTTGATGTTCTCACTAAAGCTCTAGCTTGGCCAGTTGGTTATGAAGGAACTCGTCCACCAGCAAAGCTTCATGTTCCTCTAGCACCATCACCATCAATGAAGGATGACGAGATTCTTGCTCCATCTCAAGAGCTGAGCAAGCAGTTCTTGATGTTTCATATGCACCAGCAAAGTTTTCCATGTGTACCAACTTGGGGACAAGTTGGATCTCTAGGAGGGGGAAATGTCAGCAGCTCTAGGTGCTATACAAAAGTTAAGGATGGTAGCTCCGGATGTTCTACGGAAGCCAAGccatgcaagacgaggagaagcagGCTTCTGAAGCTGTTGAAAGAGGGAAGCTGA
- the LOC100286129 gene encoding uncharacterized protein LOC100286129 — protein sequence MSISPHERTGGAYYPRPHNPSPSPQHGSDRRRHGRRSPPASVSPPGAAAEASDGGVGSSSNPVVPAIGESINAPEKVVGFIISGEENDTCTQEVGNVSECHSSEQGDSGLPVDNFGSVGSYPERPKMVGSLQADHLASGSTGLGNGTQIAARKNQTVNANHLLNFQYDPISRPQPRGPRTYLPRRQRKIKPYNKDLFIQANYKFVVLDTGNYQIDSMDPDKMLQWEDIICVRYYSPSEVQCPICLERPLCPQITSCGHIYCFPCILRYLMMGKDDYRGECWKKCPLCFMMISSKDLYTIQITQVQNVRAGDVVTFTLLSRSRNSLTPSIKSSSSESSTTDEEHYNVFSKFILTSDVELSVRDAKLDLSNWLHMADLGLVDDLEKLPFVSAALEQLEEKTKYWIDYRNYGGSPPSKDSFSPGSSFKSRNSFDVNTSQQMSEHKISLSDRDMVNGISELSMSPELSKTSGKGTISKVNEKCTTTIDSNEHDPYTFYQVSDGQHLILHPLNMRCLLNHFGGSDMLPPRITAKILELETVTQSEAIRKRYRFLSHFSLTTTFQFCEIDLSDVVSPNSLAPFLDEIKKREKQRKRAAKKEESERVKAEVAAAVQASAMRFEYTNSSQSHNDVMFSLDDFEALGNNAGPSTSPPASERKLFSDVTRLGFASAQDSPPLRLGTGDANGQSETSRDQGPLATPALSFASIISSSRAVTAADNSEMQKANGAGKKGKKATRVLLSTGGGRRY from the exons ATGTCCATCTCTCCACACGAACGCACCGGAGGAGCCTATTACCCGCGCCCGCACAACCCTAGCCCTAGTCCCCAACATGGCAGCGACAGACGCCGCCACGGCCGCCGCTCCCCTCCGGCATCCGTCTCGCCACCCGGCGCCGCTGCGGAAGCTAGCGACGGCGGGGTCGGCTCGAGCTCCA ACCCAGTGGTTCCAGCTATTGGAGAATCTATTAATGCTCCCGAAAAG GTAGTTGGATTTATAATATCTGGGGAAGAGAATGATACATGTACACAAGAGGTTGGCAATGTTTCAGAATGCCACTCTTCAGAACAGGGGGATTCCGGTTTGCCTGTAGATAATTTTGGCTCAGTTGGGTCATATCCTGAGAGACCTAAAATGGTGGGATCCCTTCAGGCTGACCATTTGGCTTCAGGTTCTACTGGACTGGGTAATGGGACTCAGATAGCTGCCAGGAAGAATCAGACCGTGAATGCTAATCACCTACTGAATTTCCAGTATGATCCTATTTCTCGGCCACAGCCCAGAGGCCCTAGAACATATCTTCCGAGAAGACAAAGGAAGATAAAACCTTACAACAAGGATCTGTTCATCCAAGCAAACTATAAGTTTGTTGTATTGGATACTGGGAATTACCAGATTGATTCAATGGATCCTGATAAGATGCTTCAGTGGGAAGATATTATCTGTGTAAGATACTATAGCCCTTCTGAGGTACAATGCCCTATTTGCTTGGAAAGACCATTGTGCCCACAGATCACATCATGCGGACACATATATTGCTTTCCATGCATTTTACGTTATCTAATGATGGGCAAAGATGATTATAGAGGTGAGTGTTGGAAGAAGTGTCCTCTGTGTTTCATGATGATATCATCAAAGGATTTGTATACAATACAAATTACTCAAGTCCAGAATGTCCGTGCTGGTGACGTTGTCACATTTACACTTCTGAGCAGGTCAAGAAATTCGCTCACTCCTTCCATCAAAAGCTCCTCCAGTGAAAGTTCTACAACAGATGAAGAGCATTATAATGTTTTCTCAaagtttattttgacatctgatgTGGAGTTGTCTGTTCGAGATGCAAAATTGGATCTTAGTAATTGGTTGCATATGGCTGACTTAGGCCTTGTTGATGACTTGGAGAAACTTCCATTTGTTTCTGCTGCTTTGGAGCAACTGGAAGAGAAGACGAAATATTGGATTGATTACAGAAATTATGGTGGTAGTCCTCCATCAAAAGATAGCTTCTCTCCTGGATCTAGTTTCAAGTCTAGGAACTCTTTTGATGTGAATACTTCTCAGCAGATGAGTGAGCACAAGATCTCTCTTTCAGATAGAGATATGGTCAATGGTATTTCAGAACTCTCCATGTCTCCCGAGTTGAGTAAAACCTCTGGTAAAGGAACAATATCTAAAGTAAATGAGAAATGTACCACAACCATTGATTCAAATGAACATGACCCATACACATTTTACCAG GTGTCAGATGGCCAACACCTAATTCTCCATCCACTAAACATGAGATGTCTTCTAAACCATTTTGGAGGTTCTGATATGCTTCCACCTAG AATAACTGCCAAAATATTGGAGCTGGAAACTGTAACACAGTCTGAGGCTATAAGGAAGCGCTATCGGTTTTTGAGTCACTTCTCATTAACAACTACATTTCAG TTCTGTGAAATTGACTTGAGTGATGTAGTGTCTCCTAACTCACTGGCTCCATTCTTGGATGAAATCAAGAAGCGTGAGAAACAAAGAAAACGAGCCGCCAAGAAG GAAGAAAGTGAGAGAGTGAAGGCGGAAGTTGCTGCTGCTGTTCAGGCATCAGCTATGCGATTTGAGTATACAAATTCCTCTCAAAGTCACAACGATGTCATGTTCTCTCTGGATGACTTTGAAG CCCTGGGAAACAACGCTGGGCCGTCCACCAGTCCACCAGCGAGTGAAAGGAAGCTTTTCTCTGATGTAACACGCTTGGGTTTTGCATCTGCTCAAGACTCACCTCCCTTAAGACTCGGAACTGGGGATGCAAATGGCCAAAGTGAAACCTCGAGAGACCAAG GGCCGTTAGCGACACCCGCATTATCATTTGCCAGCATCATATCTTCCAGTAGAGCCGTGACTGCAGCTGACAACTCGGAGATGCAGAAAGCAAATGGCGCTGGGAAGAAGGGTAAGAAAGCAACTAGAGTGCTTTTGTCGACTGGTGGTGGCCGTCGATACTGA